The proteins below are encoded in one region of Desulfobacterales bacterium:
- a CDS encoding tail fiber domain-containing protein, which yields MRKKAIILIFWMGVCISFAGQVLGATEEPSKTLFGAGAGTNLEGDRSATFIGAYAGFNNTTGNYNTFLGYDAGFYNTEGYRNTFLGNNAGFYNTTGYSNIFLGDSAGLFNTEGYQNTFLGNYAGFYNTTGYSNIFLGYSAGYNNTTGYQNTFLGYYAGRSNTTGNYNTFLGYDAGYNNTTGYSNTFLGYYAGRFNTEGYHNTFLGNYAGHNNAEGARNIFLGYFAGYNNTTGYQNTFLGYYAGRFNTTGYYNTFLGNFAGLYNTEGSSNIFIGNRAGYNETGSNKLYIDNTETATPLIYGEFDNDLVKIHGTLEMAEAVTPSDVRMKKNIQPLSASLDKVSILEGVSFEWKTEEYSERGLSDDKQIGLIAQDVEKVLPELVKTGSEGYKSVSYAKLTAVLVEAVKELNSEHIKTIEELKSENEALKSKLEGQMQEQQAQLKKQQAMLEEILKNRDYSSLSSNSSICMAAGGAQ from the coding sequence ATGAGAAAGAAAGCCATAATCTTAATTTTTTGGATGGGGGTATGCATTTCGTTTGCTGGCCAGGTTTTAGGGGCAACAGAAGAGCCGAGCAAAACGCTTTTCGGCGCTGGCGCAGGAACAAATTTAGAGGGGGATCGGAGCGCCACGTTTATAGGCGCTTATGCCGGCTTCAACAACACCACCGGCAACTACAACACCTTTCTCGGGTACGATGCCGGCTTCTACAACACCGAAGGCTACCGAAACACCTTTCTCGGGAACAATGCCGGCTTCTACAACACCACCGGCTACTCCAACATCTTTCTCGGGGACTCTGCCGGCCTCTTCAACACCGAAGGCTACCAAAACACCTTTCTCGGGAACTATGCCGGCTTCTACAACACCACCGGCTACTCCAACATCTTTCTCGGGTACTCTGCCGGCTACAACAACACCACCGGCTACCAAAACACCTTTCTCGGGTACTATGCCGGCCGCTCCAACACCACCGGCAACTACAACACCTTTCTCGGGTACGATGCCGGCTACAACAACACCACCGGCTACAGCAACACCTTTCTCGGGTACTATGCCGGCCGCTTCAACACCGAAGGCTACCACAACACCTTTCTCGGGAACTATGCGGGCCACAACAACGCTGAAGGCGCCAGAAACATCTTTCTCGGGTACTTTGCCGGCTATAACAACACCACCGGCTACCAAAACACCTTTCTCGGGTACTATGCCGGCCGCTTTAACACCACCGGCTACTACAACACCTTTCTCGGGAACTTTGCCGGCCTCTACAACACCGAAGGCTCTTCCAATATTTTTATTGGCAATCGTGCAGGTTATAACGAGACCGGCTCAAACAAGCTGTATATCGACAACACGGAAACTGCCACCCCCCTGATTTACGGTGAATTCGACAATGACCTGGTCAAGATCCATGGCACCCTGGAAATGGCGGAAGCTGTAACCCCATCCGACGTCCGGATGAAAAAGAACATCCAGCCCCTCAGCGCCTCTTTAGATAAAGTCTCGATACTTGAAGGGGTGTCTTTTGAATGGAAAACAGAAGAGTATTCAGAGCGAGGCTTATCCGATGACAAACAGATCGGACTGATCGCCCAAGACGTGGAAAAGGTTCTGCCTGAACTGGTGAAAACCGGATCAGAGGGCTACAAGTCGGTATCCTATGCCAAGCTAACAGCGGTGTTAGTGGAGGCGGTCAAGGAATTGAATAGCGAGCATATCAAGACCATTGAGGAACTTAAGAGTGAGAACGAAGCGCTTAAATCCAAGCTGGAAGGGCAGATGCAAGAGCAGCAAGCCCAGCTAAAAAAGCAACAGGCAATGCTTGAAGAGATTTTAAAAAACAGGGATTATTCATCATTGTCCAGCAACAGCAGCATCTGTATGGCGGCAGGCGGCGCCCAGTAG
- a CDS encoding ice-binding family protein, with product MNRILLRISLVIAIILTSFSVSTATTIVLGDDFYVIGSPNVVPNNPLAPTLGEVDRFVILASQAITTTSGSAIVNGDLGIFDQARSYYAGFTPGASPGEFDELTNGLSYAHDDTDPALIPAGYASTIAFLDQSRTDLGNAYNFLAADPNPNAATQVCPSELGNLTMTRGVYKTASNVTITTGDLTLDAQGVPDSVFIFTTDGNLTTDAPGGDIVLINGAQAKNVYWRTAGTTILGTGTSFFGNIFAWPEVNVLTDASVTGRLLSVTEQVTLQSNAVTKAP from the coding sequence ATGAATAGAATACTTCTGAGAATAAGTCTTGTTATTGCCATTATTTTAACATCATTTAGTGTAAGCACTGCGACTACTATCGTTCTTGGGGATGACTTTTATGTGATAGGAAGTCCTAATGTAGTGCCCAACAATCCGCTGGCGCCAACCCTGGGTGAAGTTGATCGTTTCGTCATCCTCGCCTCCCAGGCCATCACCACCACGAGCGGTTCTGCCATCGTCAATGGAGATTTGGGTATTTTCGACCAGGCGCGTTCTTATTACGCGGGATTCACCCCCGGGGCCAGCCCAGGCGAATTTGATGAACTGACCAATGGTTTGTCCTATGCGCACGATGATACAGATCCCGCCCTGATCCCTGCAGGGTATGCCTCGACCATCGCCTTTCTCGATCAGTCGAGAACCGACCTGGGGAACGCATATAATTTCCTGGCGGCTGACCCCAATCCGAACGCCGCAACCCAGGTCTGCCCCAGTGAACTCGGCAATCTGACCATGACCCGTGGCGTTTATAAAACAGCATCCAACGTCACCATCACGACCGGCGATCTCACTCTCGATGCTCAGGGCGTCCCTGATTCCGTCTTTATTTTCACCACCGACGGCAATCTGACCACCGACGCCCCAGGGGGCGACATTGTCCTTATCAATGGAGCGCAAGCCAAGAATGTTTATTGGAGAACGGCTGGAACCACAATCCTCGGGACGGGGACGAGCTTTTTCGGCAATATCTTCGCATGGCCAGAGGTCAATGTATTGACCGACGCCAGCGTCACCGGTCGACTTCTTTCCGTCACAGAACAGGTCACCCTCCAATCCAATGCCGTCACCAAGGCGCCGTAA
- a CDS encoding LamG-like jellyroll fold domain-containing protein, whose translation MRSLKPFVFIFLFLFLSVGLAHADLNNGLVAYWPFNGNANDASGNGNHGTLNGATLATDRHGNPNSAYNLDGIDDYIDIGNNVKPQFPATISLWVKLDQINDNASVFRNDQNDSGSYRYGLSIGIHKTGEIGIGYTEGYSAPSNRQNYQTFDSVIRINRWYHIVAKFNAHKNMQIFVNGTEMAGFMIDSGTGSGLSYSSANGAIGNYKTNVPSLRWIFTDGKVDDVRVYNRSLSNQEIRTLYNENDFDDDGDGYTESEGDCNDNDRYINPGAIELCDGKDNNCNGVIDEGCSNLPTSGLVAYWPFNGNANDASGNGNHGTLNGATLATDRHGNPNSAYNLDGIDDYIDIGNNVKPQFPATISLWVKLDQINDNASVFRNDQNDSGSYRYGLSIGIHKTGEIGIGYTEGYSAPSNRQNYQTFDSVIRINRWYHIVAKFNAHKNMQIFVNGTEMAGFMIDSGTGSGLSYSSANGAIGNYKTNVPSLRWIFTDGKVDDVRVYNRSLSNQEIQSLYLEDSPDNDGDGYTVSQGDCNDNDPYVNPAAIELCYDGIDNDCDGDIDCNDIDCGCFPKRTVYRFYKPLKGVHFYTASETERDHVKTLPHFKYEGPAFKVPRHKSEISKPVYRFFKKTTGVHFYTVSENEKNNVKEMERFKYEGIAYYAFPERADGTIPLYRFFKKSIGFHFYTVSEAEKNNIIENLPAYKYEGIAYYVYPK comes from the coding sequence ATGAGGAGTCTCAAACCATTTGTATTTATCTTTTTATTTTTGTTTTTATCTGTTGGACTGGCACATGCTGACTTAAATAATGGTTTAGTTGCCTATTGGCCATTTAATGGCAATGCCAATGATGCAAGCGGGAACGGTAATCATGGGACCTTAAATGGTGCTACTTTAGCAACTGATAGGCATGGAAATCCAAACAGTGCTTATAATTTAGATGGTATTGATGACTACATTGACATTGGCAATAATGTAAAACCTCAATTTCCTGCGACGATTAGCCTTTGGGTAAAATTGGACCAAATAAATGATAATGCTTCAGTTTTCAGAAATGATCAGAACGACAGCGGCAGTTATCGCTATGGCTTATCTATTGGGATTCATAAAACCGGAGAAATTGGAATTGGCTATACGGAGGGATATTCCGCGCCTTCCAATCGTCAAAACTATCAGACCTTTGATTCAGTTATTAGAATCAATCGTTGGTACCATATCGTTGCAAAATTTAATGCGCATAAGAATATGCAAATATTTGTAAACGGAACCGAGATGGCTGGATTTATGATTGATAGCGGGACGGGTTCGGGCTTGAGTTATTCAAGTGCAAATGGAGCTATTGGGAATTACAAGACAAATGTGCCATCACTCCGTTGGATTTTTACCGATGGAAAAGTAGATGATGTGAGAGTATATAATCGCTCGCTTTCAAACCAAGAAATCCGAACCCTTTATAATGAAAACGATTTTGACGATGACGGCGATGGCTACACTGAAAGCGAAGGTGATTGCAATGATAATGATCGGTATATAAATCCAGGAGCCATTGAGCTTTGCGACGGGAAAGACAATAATTGTAATGGTGTAATCGACGAGGGCTGTTCAAATCTTCCCACTTCTGGGCTTGTTGCCTATTGGCCATTTAATGGCAATGCCAATGATGCAAGCGGGAACGGTAATCATGGGACCTTAAATGGTGCTACTTTAGCAACTGATAGGCATGGAAATCCAAACAGTGCTTATAATTTAGATGGTATTGATGACTACATTGACATTGGCAATAATGTAAAACCTCAATTTCCTGCGACGATTAGCCTTTGGGTAAAATTGGACCAAATAAATGATAATGCTTCAGTTTTCAGAAATGATCAGAACGACAGCGGCAGTTATCGCTATGGCTTATCTATTGGGATTCATAAAACCGGAGAAATTGGAATTGGCTATACGGAGGGATATTCCGCGCCTTCCAATCGTCAAAACTATCAGACCTTTGATTCAGTTATTAGAATCAATCGTTGGTACCATATCGTTGCAAAATTTAATGCGCATAAGAATATGCAAATATTTGTAAACGGAACCGAGATGGCTGGATTTATGATTGATAGCGGGACGGGTTCGGGCTTGAGTTATTCAAGTGCAAATGGAGCTATTGGGAATTACAAGACAAATGTGCCATCACTCCGTTGGATTTTTACCGATGGAAAAGTAGATGATGTGAGAGTATACAATCGCTCCCTTTCAAATCAAGAAATTCAATCTCTTTATTTGGAAGATAGCCCTGACAATGATGGAGATGGATATACCGTTAGTCAGGGAGACTGCAATGACAATGATCCCTATGTCAATCCAGCAGCCATTGAACTCTGTTACGATGGAATAGACAATGACTGTGACGGCGATATTGACTGCAATGATATTGACTGTGGTTGTTTTCCGAAGAGAACGGTCTATCGCTTCTATAAACCCTTAAAGGGAGTGCATTTTTATACTGCCAGTGAAACAGAAAGAGATCATGTTAAAACGCTACCACATTTTAAATATGAGGGCCCGGCATTTAAAGTGCCAAGGCATAAGTCAGAAATATCGAAACCCGTTTATCGGTTTTTCAAAAAGACAACAGGAGTGCATTTTTATACGGTATCGGAAAATGAAAAGAATAATGTGAAAGAGATGGAAAGGTTCAAATATGAGGGGATTGCGTATTATGCTTTTCCCGAAAGAGCCGATGGCACGATACCTTTATATCGATTTTTTAAAAAATCGATAGGTTTTCATTTCTATACAGTGAGTGAGGCTGAGAAAAACAATATAATAGAAAATTTGCCTGCATATAAGTATGAAGGCATAGCGTATTATGTCTATCCGAAATAA